The following proteins are co-located in the Trichormus variabilis 0441 genome:
- a CDS encoding ATP-grasp domain-containing protein, whose translation MAQSLPLSSAPATPSLPSQTKIAAIIQNICTLALLLLALPINATIVFISLLVFRPQKVKAANPQTILISGGKMTKALQLARSFHAAGHRVVLVETHKYWLTGHRFSQAVDKFYTVPAPQDNPQAYIQALVDIVKQENIDVYIPVTSPVGSYYDSLAKPELSHYCEVFHFDADITQMLDDKFALTQKARSLGLSVPKSFKITSPEQVINFDFSGETRKYILKSIPYDSVRRLDLTKLPCATPEETAAFVRSLPITPEKPWIMQEFIPGKEFCTHSTVRNGELRLHCCCESSAFQVNYENVNNPQITEWVQHFVKELKLTGQISFDFIQAEDGTVYAIECNPRTHSAITTFYDHPQVAEAYLSQAPTTETIQPLTTSKPTYWTYHEVWRLTGIRSFTQLQRWLGNIWRGTDAIYQPDDPLPFLMVHHWQIPLLLLNNLRRLKGWTRIDFNIGKLVELGGD comes from the coding sequence ATGGCACAATCCCTTCCCCTTTCTTCCGCACCTGCTACACCGTCTCTTCCTTCCCAGACGAAAATAGCCGCAATTATCCAAAATATCTGCACTTTGGCTTTGTTATTACTAGCATTGCCCATTAATGCCACCATTGTTTTTATATCCTTGTTAGTCTTCCGACCGCAAAAGGTCAAAGCAGCAAACCCCCAAACCATTCTTATCAGTGGCGGTAAGATGACCAAAGCTTTACAACTAGCAAGGTCATTCCACGCGGCTGGACATAGAGTTGTCTTGGTGGAAACCCATAAATACTGGTTGACTGGTCATCGTTTTTCCCAAGCAGTGGATAAGTTTTACACAGTCCCCGCACCCCAGGACAATCCCCAAGCTTACATTCAGGCTTTGGTAGATATCGTCAAACAAGAAAACATCGATGTTTATATTCCCGTCACCAGTCCAGTGGGTAGCTACTACGACTCATTAGCCAAACCAGAGTTATCCCATTATTGCGAAGTGTTTCACTTTGACGCAGATATTACCCAAATGTTGGATGATAAATTTGCGTTGACACAAAAAGCGCGATCGCTTGGTTTATCAGTACCCAAATCCTTTAAAATTACCTCACCAGAACAAGTCATCAACTTCGATTTTTCTGGAGAGACACGTAAATACATCCTCAAAAGCATTCCCTACGACTCAGTGCGGCGGTTGGACTTAACCAAACTCCCCTGTGCTACTCCAGAGGAAACAGCAGCATTCGTCAGAAGTTTGCCAATTACTCCCGAAAAACCGTGGATTATGCAGGAATTTATCCCCGGTAAGGAATTCTGCACCCATAGCACCGTTCGGAATGGGGAACTCAGACTGCATTGCTGTTGCGAATCTTCAGCCTTCCAAGTTAATTATGAGAATGTAAATAACCCGCAAATTACCGAATGGGTACAGCATTTTGTCAAGGAACTGAAACTGACAGGACAGATTTCCTTTGACTTTATCCAAGCCGAAGACGGAACAGTTTACGCCATCGAGTGTAACCCCCGCACACATTCAGCAATTACCACATTTTACGACCACCCCCAGGTAGCAGAAGCGTACTTGAGTCAAGCACCGACGACTGAAACCATACAACCACTAACGACAAGCAAGCCTACCTATTGGACTTATCACGAAGTTTGGCGTTTAACTGGTATCCGTTCTTTCACCCAGTTGCAAAGATGGCTGGGGAATATTTGGCGCGGGACTGATGCGATTTATCAGCCAGATGACCCCTTACCGTTTTTGATGGTACATCATTGGCAAATTCCCCTACTGTTATTGAATAATTTGCGTCGTCTTAAAGGTTGGACGCGGATAGATTTCAATATTGGGAAGTTGGTGGAATTGGGGGGAGATTAG
- a CDS encoding response regulator transcription factor, whose translation MASNPVKILLVEDDELFRLGLRVRLQQEAGLEIIAEAEDGETALDLIKQNSLDVVLLDVGLPGLGGIEACKQIKQQNPQLPILVLTSHSQKPLISKLIEAGAQGYCLKGIIAEKLVLALRSVAAGASWWDETATREIRSSIESSQSQSPEQNFTKSDHPLTGRELEILSLLAKGKTNQEIATALYITPGTVRVHVHAILHKLEVSDRHQAVVVALQKRLIQNSAIAD comes from the coding sequence ATGGCTTCTAACCCGGTAAAAATTCTGTTGGTTGAAGATGATGAACTCTTTCGCTTAGGCTTGCGCGTGCGATTACAACAAGAAGCAGGTTTAGAAATTATTGCTGAGGCTGAAGATGGTGAAACAGCTCTTGATTTAATCAAGCAAAACTCTCTGGATGTGGTGTTATTAGATGTAGGATTACCAGGGCTGGGGGGAATAGAAGCTTGTAAACAAATTAAGCAGCAAAATCCTCAATTACCAATTTTAGTTTTGACTTCCCATTCCCAAAAACCGTTAATTTCTAAATTAATTGAAGCAGGCGCTCAAGGATATTGTCTCAAAGGAATTATCGCCGAAAAATTAGTATTGGCACTGCGTTCTGTAGCGGCTGGGGCTTCTTGGTGGGATGAAACTGCAACTAGGGAAATTCGCTCTTCAATTGAGTCTAGCCAGTCTCAATCGCCAGAACAAAATTTCACAAAATCTGATCACCCTTTAACTGGACGTGAATTAGAAATTTTATCTTTATTAGCCAAGGGTAAAACGAATCAGGAAATTGCTACAGCACTCTACATTACCCCTGGAACAGTTAGAGTTCATGTTCATGCTATTCTACACAAACTAGAGGTTAGCGATCGCCATCAAGCTGTAGTTGTTGCTTTACAAAAACGTTTGATTCAAAATAGTGCGATCGCAGATTAA
- a CDS encoding sedoheptulose 7-phosphate cyclase — MSIVQAKFEAKETSFHVEGYEKIEYDLVYVDGIFEIQNSALADVYQGFGRCLAIVDANVSRLYGNQIQAYFQYYGIELRLFPITITEPDKTIQTFERVIDVFADFKLVRKEPVLVVGGGLITDVVGFACSTYRRSSNYIRIPTTLIGLIDASVAIKVAVNHRKLKNRLGAYHASRKVFLDFSLLRTLPTDQVRNGMAELVKIAVVAHQEVFELLEKYGEELLRTHFGNIDATPEIKEIAHRLTYKAIHKMLELEVPNLHELDLDRVIAYGHTWSPTLELAPRLPMFHGHAVNVDMAFSATIAARRGYITIAERDRILGLMSRVGLSLDHPMLDIDILWRGTESITLTRDGLLRAAMPKPIGDCVFVNDLTREELAAALADHKELCTSYPRGGEGVDVYPVYQKELIGSVK; from the coding sequence ATGAGTATCGTCCAAGCAAAGTTTGAAGCTAAGGAAACATCTTTTCATGTAGAAGGTTACGAAAAGATTGAGTATGATTTGGTGTATGTAGATGGTATTTTTGAAATCCAGAATTCTGCACTAGCAGATGTATATCAAGGTTTTGGACGATGCTTGGCGATTGTAGATGCTAACGTCAGTCGGTTGTATGGTAATCAAATTCAGGCATATTTCCAGTATTATGGTATAGAACTGAGGCTATTTCCTATTACCATTACTGAACCAGATAAGACTATTCAAACTTTCGAGAGAGTTATAGATGTCTTTGCAGATTTCAAATTAGTCCGCAAAGAACCAGTATTAGTCGTGGGTGGCGGTTTAATTACAGATGTTGTCGGCTTTGCTTGTTCTACATATCGTCGCAGCAGCAATTACATCCGCATTCCTACTACATTGATTGGATTAATTGATGCCAGTGTAGCAATTAAGGTAGCAGTTAATCATCGCAAACTGAAAAACCGTTTGGGTGCTTATCATGCTTCTCGCAAAGTATTTTTAGATTTCTCCTTGTTGCGTACTCTCCCTACAGACCAAGTACGTAACGGGATGGCGGAATTGGTAAAAATCGCTGTAGTAGCGCATCAAGAAGTTTTTGAATTGTTGGAGAAGTACGGCGAAGAATTACTACGTACTCATTTTGGCAATATAGATGCAACTCCAGAGATTAAAGAAATAGCCCATCGTTTGACTTACAAAGCTATCCATAAGATGTTGGAATTGGAAGTTCCCAACCTGCATGAGTTAGACCTAGATAGGGTGATTGCTTACGGTCACACTTGGAGTCCCACCTTGGAACTTGCGCCTCGTCTACCCATGTTCCACGGACACGCCGTTAATGTAGATATGGCTTTCTCGGCAACGATCGCCGCCCGTAGAGGATATATTACAATTGCAGAACGCGATCGTATTTTAGGATTAATGAGTCGCGTTGGTCTATCCCTCGACCATCCCATGTTGGATATAGATATTTTGTGGCGTGGTACTGAATCTATCACATTAACTCGTGATGGTTTGTTAAGAGCTGCTATGCCAAAACCCATTGGTGATTGTGTCTTCGTCAATGACCTGACAAGAGAAGAATTAGCAGCCGCATTAGCTGACCACAAAGAACTTTGTACCAGTTATCCCCGTGGTGGTGAAGGTGTGGATGTGTATCCCGTTTATCAAAAAGAATTAATCGGGAGTGTTAAATAA
- a CDS encoding sensor histidine kinase produces MLARRTKLLSQNSFLVKASVILGLLITVISMEFSTPTEYVFGYLYTGPILLANHWFGRIATLLTTFIAVFLTIVNLWLPDHEVIRFPTVASRTIACMSLIVTGILSDRLRHSQEAIALTRAKLESQEELVRLREDFASTLTHDLKTPLLGAIETLKAVQQEKFGAVSSAQQPVLATIIRSHQTSLQLLETLLDIYRNDTEGLQLNLIPVDLTTLAEEAASTLIDLAASRRVHISFNYGDSDWRRSLWVNGDPLQLQRVLYNLLVNAINHSRRGDRVEVILETQASYQVVKISDTGPGIQAEQFPHLFERFYQGHSERQAKGSGLGLYLSRQIIAAHNGIIWAENRVPTGAMFAFKLPVLPFQPSLSASDGF; encoded by the coding sequence ATGCTAGCCCGGCGAACTAAATTACTATCCCAAAACTCATTTTTGGTAAAAGCCTCAGTCATCTTAGGGCTATTGATCACAGTGATTTCTATGGAGTTTTCTACGCCCACAGAATATGTATTTGGGTATCTTTATACTGGGCCAATTCTGTTAGCTAATCACTGGTTTGGACGTATAGCAACTTTATTGACGACATTTATTGCTGTATTTTTAACGATTGTGAATCTTTGGCTTCCAGATCATGAAGTGATTAGGTTTCCTACAGTCGCTAGTCGGACGATCGCCTGTATGTCCTTGATTGTAACAGGAATTTTAAGCGATCGCCTGCGTCATTCTCAAGAGGCGATCGCCCTCACCCGTGCCAAATTAGAATCACAGGAAGAATTAGTCAGACTGCGGGAAGATTTTGCTTCTACTCTCACCCACGATTTGAAAACACCACTTTTGGGTGCTATTGAAACTCTCAAAGCTGTTCAACAAGAAAAATTTGGTGCGGTATCATCAGCACAGCAGCCGGTGTTAGCCACAATTATCCGCAGCCATCAAACTTCTCTACAACTCCTAGAAACTTTATTAGATATCTATCGCAATGATACAGAAGGTTTACAGCTAAATTTAATTCCTGTGGATTTAACCACCTTGGCCGAGGAAGCAGCGAGTACACTAATTGATTTGGCTGCCAGTCGGCGAGTTCATATATCGTTTAATTATGGTGACTCTGATTGGCGGCGATCGCTGTGGGTAAACGGTGACCCTCTGCAATTGCAACGGGTGTTGTATAATCTCCTAGTCAATGCTATCAATCATTCTCGGCGGGGCGATCGTGTAGAGGTTATATTAGAAACCCAAGCTTCCTATCAAGTAGTAAAAATTTCCGATACTGGCCCAGGTATTCAAGCAGAACAGTTTCCCCATTTATTTGAACGATTTTATCAAGGACATAGTGAACGCCAAGCCAAAGGTTCAGGTTTAGGACTTTATTTATCTCGACAAATTATTGCAGCTCATAACGGTATAATTTGGGCAGAGAATAGAGTTCCTACGGGTGCTATGTTTGCATTCAAATTGCCTGTTCTCCCATTTCAGCCCTCCTTATCTGCGTCAGATGGCTTCTAA
- a CDS encoding response regulator: MSVETEEKHKTIFLVEDNKADIRLIQEAFKNSQLPHEVVTVRDGMDAMAYLRREGEYTHAPRPDLILLDLNLPRKDGREVLAEIKADPVLKRIPVVVLTTSRNEDDIFHSYDLHVNCYITKSRNLTQLFQIVKGIEEFWLSTVTLPPE, from the coding sequence GTGAGCGTAGAAACGGAAGAAAAACACAAAACAATCTTTTTAGTTGAGGACAATAAAGCCGATATCCGCCTTATCCAAGAAGCCTTTAAAAATAGCCAATTACCCCACGAAGTGGTAACAGTGAGAGATGGTATGGACGCAATGGCCTATCTGCGCCGGGAAGGAGAGTATACCCATGCACCCCGTCCAGACCTCATTCTCTTGGATTTGAACCTACCCAGAAAAGATGGTAGAGAAGTACTGGCGGAAATCAAAGCCGACCCAGTACTTAAACGGATACCAGTAGTAGTTTTAACAACATCCAGAAACGAAGACGACATTTTTCACAGCTACGACCTACACGTAAACTGCTACATCACCAAATCCCGCAACCTCACCCAGCTCTTCCAAATCGTCAAAGGAATAGAAGAGTTTTGGCTCTCTACCGTCACTCTACCACCGGAGTAA
- a CDS encoding hybrid sensor histidine kinase/response regulator — protein sequence MVGHSVRILLIEDSLAEARLLQEYLHQAESKQFVLVHVTRLQEALNELKQTSYDVILLDLTLPDSQGLSSLPRLIGLAPSVPIVVLTNTNDEDLAIEAVRQGAQDYLVKRQVNVHVLVRAVCYAIERKQALETLRTMNTTLENRVEERTAELVKAQEINQFKSEFVSMLSHDIRNPLNTILLAAGLLQNNEDKLTQEKKRSHLQMIRSAIKNMAQLLDEVSLIGKAESGKLQCELIAIDLEAFCRQLLAEAQLTIGEKQLTVIFTCNKKFDEALLDETLLRHILGNVLGNAIKYSLPGGMIHFELTANNNAVMFKIQDCGIGISPQDQKNLFQSFHRGENVGGIAGTGLGLAIVKKCVDAHGGEIIVNSEVGVGTTFTIILPLINF from the coding sequence ATGGTTGGACACTCAGTCAGGATTTTATTAATTGAGGATAGCCTCGCAGAAGCTAGGTTATTACAGGAATATTTGCATCAAGCTGAGTCCAAACAATTTGTTCTGGTTCATGTGACGCGATTACAGGAAGCACTCAATGAACTCAAACAGACCAGCTACGATGTGATTTTGTTAGACCTCACCCTACCGGATAGCCAAGGATTATCATCTTTACCCAGATTAATAGGACTCGCTCCCAGCGTACCAATTGTTGTCTTAACAAATACTAACGATGAAGACTTAGCAATTGAAGCAGTCAGACAGGGAGCGCAAGATTATTTAGTTAAGCGACAGGTAAATGTTCATGTTTTGGTTCGTGCTGTATGTTATGCAATCGAGCGTAAGCAAGCATTAGAAACATTACGCACCATGAATACAACCTTAGAAAACCGGGTGGAAGAACGCACGGCTGAATTGGTAAAAGCGCAGGAAATTAACCAGTTTAAATCTGAGTTTGTTTCTATGCTCTCCCATGACATTCGTAATCCCTTGAATACTATTTTGCTAGCTGCTGGGTTGTTGCAAAACAATGAAGACAAATTAACCCAAGAGAAAAAACGTTCTCATTTACAAATGATTCGTTCCGCCATTAAAAATATGGCACAGCTATTAGATGAAGTATCATTAATAGGTAAAGCTGAATCAGGTAAACTCCAGTGTGAACTTATCGCTATAGATTTGGAAGCATTCTGTCGTCAGTTATTAGCAGAAGCGCAATTAACTATAGGCGAGAAGCAGCTGACTGTAATTTTTACCTGTAATAAAAAATTTGATGAAGCCTTATTAGATGAAACCTTGTTGCGTCACATTTTAGGTAATGTATTAGGCAACGCTATTAAATATTCCCTTCCCGGTGGTATGATCCACTTTGAATTGACTGCTAACAATAATGCAGTCATGTTTAAAATTCAAGATTGCGGCATTGGTATTTCTCCCCAAGATCAAAAGAATTTATTTCAATCATTCCATCGTGGGGAAAATGTAGGAGGAATAGCAGGTACTGGTTTAGGGCTAGCTATTGTTAAAAAATGTGTTGATGCTCACGGTGGTGAAATTATCGTTAATAGTGAGGTTGGGGTTGGTACAACCTTTACTATCATCTTGCCATTAATCAACTTTTAA
- a CDS encoding O-methyltransferase: protein MTNVIVQPTARPVTPLGILTKQLEAIVQEVKQHPDLPGELIANIHQAWRLAAGIDPYLEECTTPESPELAALAKTTATEAWGEHFHGGTTVRPLEQEMLSGHIEGQTLKMFVHMTKAKKVLEIGMFTGYSALAMAEALPEDGLLVACEVDPYAAEIGQKAFQQSPHGGKIRVELDAALATLDKLAEAGESFDLVFIDADKKEYVAYFHKLLGSSLLAPDGFICVDNTLLQGEVYLPAEERSVNGEAIAQFNHTVAIDPRVEQVLLPLRDGLTIIRRIQP from the coding sequence TTGACAAATGTGATTGTCCAACCAACAGCTAGACCTGTTACACCATTGGGAATTTTAACCAAGCAGTTAGAAGCCATAGTCCAAGAGGTTAAGCAACATCCAGATTTACCTGGGGAATTGATAGCAAACATCCATCAGGCTTGGCGTTTAGCCGCAGGTATAGACCCTTATTTGGAAGAATGCACCACTCCAGAATCTCCTGAACTCGCTGCATTGGCAAAAACCACAGCCACCGAAGCCTGGGGAGAACACTTCCACGGAGGTACAACCGTCCGTCCTCTAGAACAAGAGATGCTTTCTGGTCATATCGAAGGACAAACCTTAAAGATGTTTGTTCACATGACCAAAGCTAAAAAAGTCTTAGAAATTGGGATGTTTACCGGTTATTCGGCGCTGGCGATGGCGGAAGCATTACCAGAGGATGGACTGCTTGTGGCTTGTGAAGTTGACCCTTACGCGGCGGAAATTGGACAGAAAGCCTTTCAACAATCTCCCCACGGTGGAAAGATTCGTGTGGAATTGGATGCAGCCTTAGCAACTCTTGATAAGTTAGCAGAAGCTGGGGAGTCTTTTGACTTGGTATTTATCGACGCAGATAAAAAAGAGTATGTAGCCTATTTTCACAAGTTGCTAGGTAGCAGTTTGTTAGCACCAGATGGCTTTATTTGTGTAGATAACACCTTATTACAAGGGGAAGTTTATCTACCAGCAGAGGAACGTAGCGTCAATGGTGAAGCGATCGCGCAATTTAATCATACAGTAGCTATAGACCCCCGTGTAGAACAGGTTTTGTTGCCGTTGCGAGATGGTTTAACAATTATCCGCAGAATACAACCTTAA
- a CDS encoding sensor histidine kinase: MRIDLESPNINVTSLKEAPIHLSGQIQPHGVLLVLEEPDLKILQVSNNTWSILGIKTEDILQKKLEDLLDSFQIERIQAGLSSGNLEFINPTKIWIRKKGDDYAVFDAVFHRNTEGFLILELEPAITQENIPFLSFYHLAKASINQLQKTANLRDFCQIIVQEVRKVTDFDRVMLYKFDDDGHGSVIAEEKLDSLEPYLGLHYPESDIPKPARKLFISNSIRVIPNAQAQAIQMIPSVNPVSDRPVDLTNSILRSAANCHLEYLHNMGVGASLTISLIKDNKLWGLIACHHLSAKYVSYELRKACEFLGRVIFAEISAREETEDYDYRMNLTHIQSLLVEYMSQEDNFVDGLVKHQPNLLDLTSAQGAAVCFGDHCTLIGETPKAEDLVFLVQWLKNNVEEEVFYTDSLPQVYPDAERYKNVASGLLAIPISQRNYVLWFRPEVIQTVNWGGDPNQPFEVNKLDGNVRLCPRKSFELWKETVRLTSLPWRYVEIKAALELRKAIVNIVLRQADELAQLAQDLERSNAELKKFAYVASHDLQEPLNQVANYVQLLEMRYQDELDADANEFITFAVEGVSLMQTLIDDVLAYSKVDTQAIAFQLTEVEKALDKALGNLRQRIAETGATITHDPLPTVMAGSTQLMQLFQNLIANAIKFHSQEAPQIHIGAERLEDEWLFSVRDNGIGIDPQFSDRIFVIFQRLHTRDEYHGTGMGLAICKKIIECHRGRIWVESQLGEGATFYFTIPVGGRERERRNGRKTQNNLFS, from the coding sequence ATGAGAATAGACTTAGAATCACCCAATATTAATGTTACTAGTTTAAAAGAAGCGCCAATTCATCTTTCCGGACAGATTCAACCACATGGTGTGCTTTTGGTTTTAGAAGAACCTGATCTGAAAATATTACAAGTGAGCAACAATACTTGGAGTATTTTGGGTATCAAGACTGAAGATATATTACAGAAAAAATTAGAAGACTTACTCGATTCATTCCAAATAGAACGAATTCAAGCAGGCTTATCTTCTGGGAATCTGGAATTTATTAACCCTACGAAAATTTGGATTAGAAAAAAGGGGGATGATTACGCAGTATTTGATGCCGTTTTTCATCGCAATACGGAAGGCTTTTTGATTCTGGAGTTAGAACCGGCAATTACTCAAGAAAATATCCCGTTTTTAAGCTTCTATCATCTGGCTAAAGCTTCAATTAATCAGTTGCAGAAAACAGCTAATCTGCGGGATTTTTGTCAGATAATTGTCCAAGAAGTCCGCAAAGTCACCGATTTTGATCGGGTAATGTTATATAAGTTCGATGATGATGGACATGGTTCAGTCATCGCGGAAGAAAAACTAGACAGCCTAGAACCATACTTAGGACTGCACTATCCAGAATCTGATATACCTAAACCAGCCAGAAAATTATTTATTTCTAATTCTATTCGGGTGATTCCCAATGCTCAGGCTCAAGCTATACAGATGATACCATCTGTAAATCCAGTGAGCGATCGCCCGGTTGATTTAACTAACTCAATTCTCAGAAGTGCGGCGAACTGTCACCTGGAATATTTACACAATATGGGTGTCGGTGCTTCCTTAACTATTTCCTTAATTAAAGACAATAAGCTTTGGGGATTAATTGCTTGTCACCATCTGTCAGCCAAGTATGTTTCCTATGAATTGCGGAAAGCCTGCGAATTTTTGGGACGGGTGATATTTGCGGAAATTTCCGCCAGGGAAGAAACAGAAGATTACGATTATCGGATGAATCTGACCCATATTCAATCTCTGTTGGTTGAATATATGTCCCAAGAAGATAACTTTGTTGATGGTTTAGTTAAACATCAGCCGAATCTTTTAGATTTAACCAGCGCCCAAGGTGCGGCGGTATGTTTTGGCGACCATTGTACATTAATCGGTGAGACTCCCAAAGCAGAAGATTTAGTTTTCTTAGTCCAGTGGTTGAAGAATAACGTTGAGGAAGAAGTTTTCTACACTGATTCTCTACCGCAAGTTTATCCAGATGCGGAAAGATATAAAAACGTCGCCAGTGGTTTGTTAGCGATTCCTATTTCCCAACGTAATTACGTTTTGTGGTTTCGACCGGAAGTAATTCAAACTGTAAACTGGGGTGGTGACCCTAATCAGCCTTTTGAAGTGAATAAGTTAGATGGGAATGTGCGTCTGTGTCCGCGCAAATCCTTTGAGTTGTGGAAAGAAACAGTCCGCCTCACTTCTTTACCTTGGCGATATGTGGAAATTAAAGCGGCTTTAGAATTGCGGAAAGCGATTGTGAACATCGTTCTGCGCCAAGCCGATGAACTGGCGCAGTTAGCACAAGATTTAGAACGTTCCAACGCCGAACTGAAAAAGTTTGCTTATGTTGCATCCCATGACTTACAAGAACCACTCAATCAAGTAGCGAATTATGTACAGTTGTTGGAGATGCGCTATCAAGATGAACTAGATGCCGATGCCAATGAGTTTATCACCTTTGCAGTTGAAGGGGTGAGCTTGATGCAAACCTTAATTGATGACGTTTTGGCGTATTCTAAAGTAGATACACAAGCGATCGCTTTTCAACTAACAGAAGTAGAAAAAGCCTTAGATAAGGCTTTGGGTAATTTGCGCCAACGCATCGCCGAAACAGGCGCAACCATTACTCACGACCCCTTACCAACGGTAATGGCTGGTAGTACCCAACTTATGCAGCTATTCCAGAATTTGATAGCCAACGCCATTAAATTCCACAGTCAGGAAGCGCCGCAAATTCATATAGGTGCAGAAAGGCTAGAAGACGAATGGCTATTCTCCGTCAGAGATAATGGGATTGGTATTGACCCCCAATTTAGCGATCGGATTTTCGTAATTTTCCAACGCTTACACACGCGAGACGAGTATCATGGTACAGGTATGGGCCTAGCAATCTGTAAGAAAATTATCGAATGTCACCGGGGACGAATCTGGGTAGAGTCACAACTTGGTGAAGGTGCTACCTTCTACTTTACGATACCAGTTGGAGGTCGAGAGCGTGAGCGTAGAAACGGAAGAAAAACACAAAACAATCTTTTTAGTTGA